The genomic region CCTGTGCTTGTCATCTCCACAATGGGAAGCTTGTTAACCCGACACTTAAAGTCAGACTAACTGGTCCTGCCACAGACCCTGCCTATCCAGTCCAACTCACCTCCCTGAGGATAAGGCAACATCCTTAAGTGCCATCAACAGACTCTCCCCTTCCACATACGCAAAGGAGAGGTTGATACAGCCTGAAAGAGAGAATTACTATGAGAGGAGGCTCAGAGTTTCAGGCTCTTCCAGGCGGGAACAGAATGGGCACGACCATACCTGGGTAATGGTGCTCAGGGTCCCCATTCATCACCACATCTGGAAGGCTCTTCATTATCTTCTGTATCAGTCGCTCAGCTAACTTTGAGATTCGCTTGTGGTCATACTGAGGAGCAGGCAAGGGAACACTAAGCATAGTGACCATTAACAGCTCAGAGACATAAAGGATGAGGAACCCTACTCTGTGCCCAGAGGTGACTGTGCATTTAACTACCTATGGTCTTGTGTTACTCACGGAGACCACTGTATCCACAGCACTGAGCACAGAGGTGCTCAATAACTGGACACATGGTTCCAGTAAAGGACCTGGAATTTGGAGCCCATAAGACCtccctcagggcttcccaggtggcccaacggtaaagaatccgcctacaatgcaggagacccaggtttgatcctgggtcaggaagaccccctagagaaggaaatggcaagccactccagtatgcctgcctggaaaatcccatgtacagaggaacctggtgggctacagttcaagggatcgcaaagagtcggacacgactgagtgactaaacaacaacaacacctcCCTCAGAGCAGGACGCCAGCAGCACATGGAGAGAGACGGTTTTCTTAAACCACCTCTTCTGGCAAAGATCTGACCCAGTCATGCCAAGAAGCTGCTAAACAGGAGACCCAGCACAGGGAAGAATTTGTAGGAGGGAACTGCTCTCCCCATACCTCCATCTCTTGCTGTGCCACCTCACACGCAGCCCCCAGTCCCACCACCAGGGGTGTGGGGACTGTCCCAGACCGCATACCCCGCTCCTGCCCGCCTCCACTCTGCAGGGCCTCCACACGCACACGGGGCCGCCGGCGAATGTAGATGGCACCAACCCCTGGGAAACAAAGTTtgttacaaaaaagagaaaaaggaaaaggcagatGAAACAAAATATCACTTTCCAAAGGGgtcaaaaaaatatttcaacttttctgtaagttcccaaattttcaaaataaaaaatgttgggGCGGGAGGAGACTAATGCAGGATGTACCAAACTTCTTTTATTAAGATATATTCCATTTccccattaaaataaaatcatattcaaGTATCTGACACTATCTGAATCTCTGCAGTTCCCAAGTTCAGAGAGTAAGGGCTCAGACACTACATCTGGAGAGTAAAGACTACCATGTCATCTAAATCTGTTTAGCTTCTGAGttcaaaaagcaagagtttgGATAGTGAGGGATACCTGCATACATTTAAGTGCTGAACAGAGCTTCTGCTCAATATGAGTTAGTTTTATCAAAACAGATTTATCTACAATAAAAGCCAATAAGCCAATTTTAGTTAAAGAAAGGATGACTGTTGGGCTTTTAAAAGCAATTAACTTAAAAACACACTCTTTACAACCTCTGGAAGcacaacctccaggatctaatgtctgatgatctgagatggaactgatataataataacagaaacaaaGTGCACattaaatgtaatgcacttggaTCCTGAAAGCATCCTACCCCAcatccctggtccatggaaaaattgtcttccatgacactggtccctgatgccaaaaaggttggggactgctgctttaGAAGCCATCTTATATACTTTCAGGAATTATCACACCTTTTCCCACAGGGTGTCCATCTGGATGACACACCCTGCAGACACAGAAAGTATACCGGCATAACCAACCACCACAGGCCCTCAcccaagaaagagaggaagagttgTTCATTTTGGATGGCTAACTCTGTAAAACAGAGGACAACAGTCTCTTCCCAAAGGCTGGCGTGCAAAGGCAGAATTCCAGCTGGAAAATATTCCTAGGCCAATAGGACCACAGGACACAGACAAGTATCCTTGAGAGATTAACAGGAGCAAAGACTAATAAAGCTAGGAACAAACACCAAAACACATAAAAGCCCATACAATCTTCCCCTAAGGTTAAAGCAAAACACGAGGGAATAAAGGACTCAAAGAATATTGATCTGAGACTTCCCAGGCGGttctgtggttaggactccaggcttccacttcaggggccatgggttcaatccctggtcagggaactataatcccacataccacacagtcaaaaaaaaaaaagaataatgatctACAAATCATAGTTGAGTAGACAAGATAACTAGACTTATCAAGCTAATTTGATATGACAAAACTTTGTTCCTCAACCAAATTAACATCTACATGAAAGGATTTTCTAAAGAGATCAGTGAAGGATGGTCTGTTTATAGTTAACTGCTAGAATTTGCAAACAGGCAAGTGTTCCTGGCTATTATTAAATGACACCTGCATTCTGCAGAGCACTCTTCCTCTGAGAGCAATGACAATCCCAAATGAGTCCCAGGAACACCTGTCAAAGAGTTTGTTGGGTGGTGCAGAGAGAAGGAAATCTAGGAGGGGCTAGTACCTTTGGGACCATAGATTTTGTGACCACTGATGCTCATGAGATCAATTTTCATGTCATTGACGTCAAGTGGGATTTTTCCAACAGCCTGGGCTGCATCAGTATGGAAATACACCTTTCTGGAACTGCAAATCTGCCCTGAGAAAACAACAGAGAGGAAGAACCAGAGCACAATGTTAGGAAGTAACCTGGCAGTGGTCCTATAATATATGAGTTCTGAGGCAAAATTACATCTGGTATTGGCCCTAGCCACATAGTAAATCACTTCTCTCCATAtatatctctctttctctgtctctctctcattctcagcTCTAGTGTCCTTGACTAGAATAAATAAGGGCAAGTGCACACATCCATTCTCTATGCCTGCATCTCTACTCCTAGCCTGGAAATAGGTTCCcctgtaccattttcctagattccacacaATGTGCATTAATTGAGAGGTTAGGatggacacatatacactaccatgtgtaaaacagatggctAGCGGGAACCAATGTAAAGTACAagaagctcagcttggtgctctgtgattacctagatgggtgggatggttAGGGGGGAGGGgcgtgggagggaggcccaagaaagAGGGgatcatatgtatacatacaactgattcacttcattgtacagcagaaacgaatacaacattgtaaagcgattatagTCCaacttatataaataataaaataaagttatggtggtcaaaaaaaaagcacaaagcaTCAAATCAAAACACCCCCGACATTCTGATTCATAAGACTCTTCCTACCTCATTAACACTGGTCTTTCAATATATCAGATTAACTTTTAGATCCTTATTGatttaaaagaagcaaaaattaatagATCTAGTTGCTAATGTACCTAAGAAGTTACAGGGTACGTGTCTCTGGCTCCAAATGAGCACAGTAAACAGACGTTCTAAAACGAAAAAGGTAAAAGACGAAGAGAAAAAAAGGTGGAGGTTTTCGTTTTGTTTTCTGCACTAACTGcagtaaaataaaaaggataCTAGTGCAGTGCAAtgcatgtgcgctcagtcatgtccactcttttatgaccacatgaactgcagcccacaagcatctctgtccatgggatttttctggcaagaatattggaatgagttgccatttcttcctccaggggatcttctcaattcagggatcaatcccaaggctcttgtgtctcttgcactggcaggcaaattctttaccactgcaccatctgggaagctcaagTGGTactagacctgggttcaaatactAGCTGTGCCATTTACAATATGTCCTTGAACAAGGAACTGAAGCCCTCTTTCCCTTGGTTTCCTTACTGCATTCTATATCGTGTTTCAGCTCCTAGTCCAGTCCTGCTCCTCAGATGGATCCCAGTGGTGGGCAAGCGTCAGGGTCCACCCATGATACTTACCTATTTCCTTAATGGGCTGCTTCACTCCAATCTCATTGTTCACAGTCATGACTGAGACCAGGCTGGTATCTGGCTGGATGGCAGCCTCTAGTTCCTAAGAATATCAGGAGTAAAGAGACCATACTACGAACAGAGTCCTCTCTAACTCAGAATGTAAGCAAGCTTAGTTGTGAAAAGGGGCCTTTCACTACACACCTACAAGAGTGGgtaaaattaaaatagcaatgaCAAAATGCTGGCTAGGATGCAAAGAAACTGAATCACTCATACActattgatgggaatataaaatggtacaaccacacTGGAAAATAGTCTGGCAGCTTTGGTTTCTTCTAAAACTGAACAtgaaattaccatatgacccagtaactgCACTCTTGGGCATTAACTCAGGGAAATGTAAACTTAAATTCACATAGGAAACCTATAAATGATCATGATTGCTTTATTCTTAATAGTCAAAATCTAAAAACCACCCAGAGGTCCTTCAATAGGTAAATGATTAAAGAATCTGTGGTACTTCCATTATGTGGAATACTGCTCGGCAACAAAAGGAACAGACTACTGAGACAGCCAACTACTTAAATGATTCGCCTAAGACTTACGCTAAGTGAAAACAGCCAATCCCAAAAGAGTACATACTATATTACTAACATTTCACTTACATAACATtactgaaatgacaaaattaaagaaatggtgATCAAATGAGTGGTTTTAAAAGAataccatgggacttccctggtagtccagtggttaagaatccacctggcaacgCAGgggacgctggttcaatccctggtccaggaggatcacacaggccatgaagcaactaacccatgccccacagctactgagtctgttCTCTGGAGTCCTtgagccacaaatactgagcccacatgtctcaactactgaagcctgcacaccacagagtctgtgctccacaacaagagaagccactgcaacgagaggACTATGTAACACAActaaagtagcccctgctcaccactagagaaagcctgcaagcagcaatggagacccagtgcagccaaaactaaatacatatttagacaaaaaaaaaacgaaaacacAATAAAGCATCACTGTGGTGACAGTTACATAAACCTACACATGTAATGAAACTAGAATGCAtagaactaaacacacacacacaagtgagtACAAGTAAAACCGGGGAAATCAGAACAAGACCAGGAGATTGTATCAACATCAATATCCTGGTTGTAGTATTATACTGTACTTTTGCTAGATGTTATCATTAAGGGAAATGAATAAAGGATACATGAGATCTCTCTGTATTACTTCTGACAACTACATGAGAatctacaatttaaaaattaaaaacttaataaaaaaaaaaaagagggggagtCTTCCCTACATAAGGATGTCAGAGTAAGTGGCAAAGAACAAAATAAGCAGTAAAAACacaaaaggcaatggcaccccactcctgtactcttgcctggaaaatcccatggacagaggagcttggtgggctgcagtccatggggtcgctaagagtcggacatgactgagcgacttcactttcagttttcactttcatgcattggagaaggaaatggcaacccactccagtgttcttgcctggagaatcccagggacgggggagcctggtgggctgccgtctatggggtcgcacagagtcggacatggctgaagcgacttagcaagtaGTAAAAAACAAGGCTACTATTAACATGGACATAGGGACCACATCTGACGAAAACATTTATCCTAAAGAAACTAGTAATCAACCTCCCAATATCTATGATCCTTTCCCTGACACTGGTCTAATGGAGGTTCTCAATGTTTCATTTCTCTCAGCTTCTTCTTTACTTCCTTTATAGTATATATCTCAATTCATAATTATTTATACATTTGTTTACATGTTAACTGTCCTttcactagaatataagctccctGAAGGCACAGACTAGGCTTGTCTTATTCATCCCTTTATCCCCAGTGCCTGGAACTATAACACAATAAATAGTACAGAGTGAAAGAAAGACATTGCGTTAAGTATTACGAGAAATGATGATATAGAAAACATGCACTCCTCAAGTTCAAGAAGCTAAGCCTAGTGGAAAAATAGGCATAGGCATCCAACAGAGCAAAGAAGTAAAAagccattaaataaaataaagggagTGGCTCGacccctgatcaggaaactgagaACCCACATACCtcaaggtgcagccaaaaaaaaaaaaaaaacacctgctggaataaaaataaaaaggaactttccaggcagtccagtggttaaagaattccaatgcagggggtgtgggtttgatccctggttagggaattaagatcctacatgctacgGGGTgcagtcaaaaattttaaaataaaataaaaataagcaaaaactgtataaaaaaatgttaaatgtacaCACATTTATGTAAATGTACACACATTTTATGTacacataaaaatgttaaatgtataaaaaaactgtataaaaaataagcagaaactgtataaaataaataagttataaggatatattgtacaacacagggaatatagccaatattttataataactatcaGTGGAATATACCTTTTGAAAATTGtgcatcagacttccctggtggcacagtggatatgaatctgcccgccaatgcaggggataaggattcgatccctggtctgggaagattccatgtgctgcagggcaactaagctgtGCACCACAATTTCTAAGCCCACATTCTAGAGCCTtcgagccgcagctactgagcccatgtactgcaactactgagtccatgcacctagagcccatcgtccacaacaagagaagccaccacaatgagaagcctgtgcaccgcaactataGAGAACCCACAcaaggcaacaaagacccagtgccaccaaaaattaataaatcagtaaataaaattaaaaaaaaaatatataggtcCCAAAGGGAAATATTCTTCACAAAACTACACCTACCCTTTTGAAGGATGAGAAACATCAGTGAAGGGTGGAGGAGGCCAGAGCTTTCCTGTGGTGAGTGTGAGTCTCTGGCATCCTGCATACATGGTCAGTGGCTCTCAAACAGACCAGGAAGCACCAACTAAGCTGAGAAACAAATCCTCCAGACAAAAGGAAGAAGGTGCACACTCAAGGGGAACATGCTCTGGGTCCCACTGAGAGACCTATTTCTCTAAAGCCCTCCTTCACCGTTAGATCTAGTCTTTCAAGCTCCAGCTGAGGCTAAAGAGACAGTTTCATCAGTTGAAGCCAGGCTCCCCCTATCATGTCCCTCTTACCTTCAGGTCAATGATCCCACTCTTCTTCACTGGAAGGTAGGTGACTTTAAAGCCCTCAGCTTCCAGTGAACGGCAGGAGTCCAAGACACATTTGTGTTCTGTCTGCGTGGTGATCAAGTGCTTTTTCCGAGACCTATAGAACCTGGCCACTCCCTAGAAGTTGGTGATGGTGGAAAAAAGAATATACTCAGAGAGACAGCAGTGACTTCCATCCTAGTTGCAAGAAGTAAGTGGATAAGGGCGGTATGGTCCAACATCAATTCTCTGACAACTGTGTGTCTTACAATTTAACTTAATTCTGACACTAACTATCCCAAATAGTGAAAATCCCTCAGGTTAAGTGCCTCAGTCTCACAGGACTGCCTCCACTTCAGACGCCAGCTGTGAGGCCTGTCACAAGACCCCCATCCATATTTCCCCCGATGGCTACAAATAAAAGACTTCCCACAGCCCCCTTGTTGTTGCTCaatcactaagtcaagtctgactctttgtgacaccatggactgcaaaactccaggctttcctgtccttcgctgtctcacggagtttgttcaaactcatgtccattgagttggtgatgcatagCCCCCTAAGATTCAGTAATCCCCTATGATTCACAGAATTCACTGAAAACACTACATTTACTATCATAGCTTTATCACAGAAGATAAAACCCATGAATGgccaaatggaagagatgcacaggaTGAGGCCTGAGGCAGGGAAGGGCACAGAGCATCAAGCATGCCACCTTCCAGCACACCCATGTGTTAGCTAACCTGGAAGCTCCTCTGACtcttgttttccagttttgttttgttttttaatattgatttttatttatttatttggctgtactgggtcttagttgtggcatgtgggacctagttcactgatcagggatcaaactcgggccccctgcattgggagcacagagtcccagccactggaccaccagggaattcccccttgttttccagtttttacaGGGGTTTCATAACACAGGCATGACTGATTAAATCACTGGCCATATGACTAGACTCAATCTCCAACCCCCTTTCCTCTCCAGATCAAAGTTACAACCCTCTAATCACATTCTTGGTCCTTCTGGAGTGACCAGCCTGCATCTTAAAACTATCTAAGGGCCCACCAAGAGTCACGTCATCACCAGAAATACATTATGGTCCAAGGGGGCTTATTATGAATAACAAAGACATTCCTAGTATTCAGGAAACTACAAAGGTTTTTGAACCTCTGTACTAGGAACAGagaacaaagaccaaatatattttttattatatcatagatggaaaatggaaaacattCCTATCCTTGTATCCCAGGGAAAGTGTTtctcatttacttctttttttttttaattggaggataactgtttTACAAAGTTGTATGAGTAacagtttctgctgt from Muntiacus reevesi chromosome 2, mMunRee1.1, whole genome shotgun sequence harbors:
- the NFS1 gene encoding cysteine desulfurase, encoding MLLRTAWRRVATAAPAAPGSRAKAPTRGLRLRGIDLTPQSAVPSDAATALEAEPVLRPLYMDVQATTPLDPRVLDAMLPYLVNYYGNPHSRTHAYGWESEAAMECARQQVASLIGADPREIIFTSGATESNNIAIKGVARFYRSRKKHLITTQTEHKCVLDSCRSLEAEGFKVTYLPVKKSGIIDLKELEAAIQPDTSLVSVMTVNNEIGVKQPIKEIGQICSSRKVYFHTDAAQAVGKIPLDVNDMKIDLMSISGHKIYGPKGVGAIYIRRRPRVRVEALQSGGGQERGMRSGTVPTPLVVGLGAACEVAQQEMEYDHKRISKLAERLIQKIMKSLPDVVMNGDPEHHYPGCINLSFAYVEGESLLMALKDVALSSGSACTSASLEPSYVLRAIGTDEDLAHSSIRFGIGRFTTEEEVDYTVEKCIHHVKRLREMSPLWEMVQDGIDLKSIKWTQH